GAGTGAGCTTCGAGACGCGAAGTGACCGGAGCGCTGATCCATGTGGCTGACCCTTCTCGCCTTTCGTAACTCCATCGCCATCCTGATGCTGTCGCTGGCGATCACGGTGCTGGGCATCGTGTCGCTGCGCCGGCTGCCAGTCGATGTGTTTCCCAGCATCAACCTGCCCATCGTCCAGGTGGGCACGATCTACCCTGGTGCCGGCGTCAAGGACATGGAGAAGAGCATCACCTATCCGATCGAGAAGGCGGTCAGCTCCGTCAGTGACGTCGAACATGTCGAGTCGCGATCGAAGCAGGGCATCTCCGTCGTGCAGGTGTGGTTCAACTGGGGCGCCAACATCGACGCCGGCGAGGTCGAGGTGATCCAGAAGATCCAGGCAATCATGGCGGCGCTGCCGACCGGCGTGCAGCAGCCGTTCGTGGTCAAGTTCGACCTGTCCAACATCCCCGTCGTGCTGATCACGGTGTCGGGCGAGGGGTACGATGAGAAGCAACTCTACGATATCGCGTACAACACGATCGAACCGCAGCTCGAGCATTTGCCGCACGTGGCGTCGGCGAGTGTCGAGGGTGGCAAGATCCGCCAAATCACGGTCGACCTGGACCGTGACCAGATCCAGGGCAAGAGCATCAGCGTCCAGGACGCCGTCAACGCCATCGCCGATTCGAACCTGATCCTCGCCTCCGGCGACCTGAAGACCGGTACGCTCGATTACAACGTCTTCACCAACAACCAGTTCGAGATCGTCAAGCCGATGGAGGACATCGTCGTGAGAACGGCGAACGGCATTCCCATCCACCTCAAAGACGTCGGCCAGGTCAGCGACTCCTATCAGACTCAGACCTCGATCGTGCGCATGAACGGCGAGAAGGCCGTGTACCTCCGCGTCAACAAACAGCCCGGCAGCAACACGTTGGAAGTGGTCGATGGCGTCAAGCACGCCCTGCCTGACCTGCTCAACATTCCCAAGGGGCTGCAGCTCGGGTACTTCTTCGATCAGTCCACGTATATTCGCCAGTCCATCGACGCGCTGACGCACGAAGCGCTGCAGGGTTCGGTGCTGGCCTTTCTCGTGATCCTGGTGTTTCTGCAGAGCTTCACCTCGACTTTCATCATTTCGCTGGCCATTCCGCTGTCCATCCTGATGACCTTCATCTTCATGTACTTCGGCGGCCAGACCTTGAACGTGTTCACGCTCGGTGGTTTGGCGCTGGCCGTAGGGCGCCTGGTCGACGACTCGATCGTGGAGTTGGAGAACATCAATCGGCATCTGGCGATGGGGGCGTCGCGCCGACAGGCGGCACTGGACGCGGCGCGCGAGGTGGCGATGCCGATTCTCGCCTCCACCGTCACCACCATCGTGGTGTTCTTCCCGGTGGTCTTTCTCGTCGGTGCGGCAAAGTTGCTCTTCGTCCCGCTGACGCTGACAATTTCACTGGCGCTGGTGGCTTCGTTCTGGGTGTCGCGGACGGTGACGCCGCTGCTGTGCGCCAAACTGCTTCCGGAGCGTGGTGAGCACGGCAGGGGACGGCTGGCGCGCATGGGAGCGGCCTTCTTCGACCACGTCGACGACCTGTATCAGGCGGCTCTGGGGTGGGCCCTCAGCCACCGCCGCACGGTGATTGTCGGGACGCTGGCCGTATTCAGTCTGAGCCTGTTGCTCGTGCCGCTGATCGGGTCTGAGTTTTTCCCCGTCACCGATGAGAGCCAATTCCGCATGATGGTCAAGGCACCGGTCGGCACGCGCGTCGAAGAAACCGACCGTTTGGTGGCGCGCATCGAAGATGCCCTGAAGGCGAATCTGCCGGAGCGCGATCGACGGGCCATCATTTCGAGCATCGGCCTGCCGTCCACTACGGCCTCGGTGTACAGCCCGAACACCGGACCACACTCCGCCAACATCCAGGTCGACCTCACCAGCCCTGAGGAGCGAGACAAGAGTACGGAAGAGATCGTCGCCGAGTTGCGGCCGAAGATCGCCAGCCAATTTCCCGGCGTGGCGATGTACTTCGACCCGGGCGGGATCGTGAAGCGGGTGCTGAACTTCGGCTCCGCCGCCCCGGTCGACGTCGAGATGATGGGCTACGATCTCACGACGGCGCGTGAGTTGACGCAGCAGGTCCGCCGGATCATGAGCGGCATGCAAGGGCTGGCGGATCTCCAGGTCAGTCGCGAGGAAGATTACCCCGAGCTGGACGTCGTCGTCGACCGCGAAAAGGCGGCGCTCTTGGGTATGTCCGAACGCCAGATCGCCAACGCGGTGCTTTTTTCGCTGTCCAGCAATGTGTCCAGCACCCCGTCGCTCTTCACCGATCCCGTCACCGGCAACGAGTACAACATCGTGGTGCAGCTGGCGGAGCGCTTCCGCAGTGAGCCGGCCGACCTGGAAAATCTCTTCGTCACCCGCGACCACAGCGTGCCAATCCTGCTCAAGAACGTGGCCACGGTGCAGCGCGGTTCGGGACCGGTCGAACTGGATCGCAAGTTTCAGCAGCGGATCGTGCACGTGACGGCCAACCCCGCCGGTCGCGATCTGGGCAGCATCTCGGAGGAGCTGGAGCGCCACTTCGGCGAGCTGAAGACCCCGCCCGGGTTCGAGTTGCGACTCGGTGGTCAGACGCGCCAGCAACGCGAAACCTTTCAGAGCCTGCGCTTCAGCATGGCCCTGGCGCTGATGTTGGTATACATGGTGCTGGCCTCGCAGTTCCGCTCGCTCCTAGATCCGCTCGTCATCATGGTCTCGGTGCCCCTGGGGCTCACCGGCGTGCTGTGGGCGCTGTTCCTCACCCGGACCACCCTGTCGACGACGTCCTTCATGGGCGTGATCATGATGGTCGGCATCGTCGTCAGCAACGGCGTGCTGCTGGTGGACTACACCAACGTGCTGCGCCGGCGTGGCCTGGCGCTGCACGACGCGGTGATCACCGCGGGGCGCACGCGGTTGCGCCCGATCCTGATGACGACGCTGGCGACGGTCTTTGGCCTGCTGCCGATGGCGCTGGGCTGGGCGGTGGGCAGTGAAACCAACGCTCCTCTGGCGCGCGCGGTGCTCGGCGGCCTGATTGTAGCCACGGTGCTCACGTTGCTCTTCATCCCCACCCTCTATACCGTCATCGAAGAGCGCTTTCATCGCGACCTCGGCGCTCAGGAGGAATGAGGCGGTCAGGATGTAAATCGCATTACGGGCGAGGTGGGCAAATGGCGCATCTTGAAGTCGGGCTGTCTGATGAGCGGCGGTACCTGGTTACGGACGAGATCACGGCCGCTACCGTCTGTGCGCGCAATCACCCGTAGCCCATGCAGATGCCGGAGGTGTGGTCGACGCCGGACATGATCGGCAAGATGGAGGTGGTTGCGGCTGCGCTCGTCGCGCCTCACCTCGGTGCGGCACAGATCACGGTTGGCGCCCGCAACGAGGTCAGTCATCTGACTGCAACTCCCACGGGGGTCGAAGTCCGCGTGGGCGCGACGCTGACGCAGATCGACGGCCGCAAACTCGTCTTTGCCGTCGAAGCCTTCGACCATAAGGAAAAGGTGGGAGAGGGGATACACATCCGGTACATCGTGGATCGGCACAAGTTTCAGAGCCGCCTGGTGGAGAAGCGGATGTGAGCGGCGTCGGCGCGGGTAGCGGCGGGGCGCTCGGCGGGCGGAACCAGATCAACAATCAGTTGCGTATCAGCAGTTGCGTATTGTGGACTTGTCGCCGGACACCTAGGGTGTCTCAAGGGGCAGAGAGGGCCCGCCTGCAATTGCATTGGAGCACCGATGAAATCGGTTGGTGAAAACGCAATGCCTATCCCGCCGGTCATTCGGGTGCTGTTGGTCGAGGACAACCCGGCCGACGCGCGATTCATCCGGACGATGATCGACGACGCTCGGCGGAGCGCGACGAACTCGACGCGATTCGAGCTGCGGCGCGTTGAGCGGCTGTCGACTGCCGTCGAGCATCTGTTGCACGAGGCGGTCGATGTGGTTCTGCTCGACCTGTCGTTGCCCGACAGCCAGGGATTGGAGACGCTCGTCGGGGTGTGCACGGCGGCCTCGGAAGTGCCGGTTGTCGTGCTCACCGGCCTCGATGACGAGGCGACCGCGATGCATGCGGTGCACGCCGGCGCGCAGGACTACCTCGTCAAGGGGGAAATCGATCGACATTTGTTGGTGCGCTCGATGCGCTATGCCATGGAGCGTCAGCGGCTGAGAGCCCAAGCCGCGCAGGAAGCGTGCCTGGCTGGTGCCCTGGCGGAGATCGGACGCGAGATGATTTCATCACTCAGCACTCCGGTTCTCCTCGACCGGCTGTGCCGCCTCACCGCCAGCGCGCTCGGGTGTGACTTCAGCCACACGTGGCTGTGGCAGCCGAAGGAGAAAGCGTACGCGCCGGTTGCGGGCCACGGGTTTACCCCCGAGCAATGGGAGTCGCTGCGGCTGATCAGGATGCCGCGCGCAATGGTCGAGCAACTCCGCACTGAAGACGTCGTGCAGGTGGTAATGGTCGATCATCCCGATGGCATAATCACGGCCATCGCGCGGCAGTTCGGCGTCACGGTGGTGTTGTACGGAGCCCTTCGCCGCGGCGGCGAGCTGATAGGCATGCAGACTTCTGGATACTTCGGGAGACGGGAGCCATTGAGTTCGGAACAGCTGCGTCTCGCCCGGGGCGTGGCGTCGCTAGCGTCGATGGCGTTGGAGAATGCCCGCCTGTTCGAGCAGCTGGAGCACGCCAACCGTATCAAGTCGAACTTCGTGGCGACGATGTCGCATGAGCTGCGCACGCCGCTCAACACCGTCATGGGCTATACGGAGTTGCTGCTGGAGGGCAATTTTGGCGACCTGCAGCCGCAGCAGATTGCCACCATGAAATCCGTGTACCGCAGTGCGGAAGAGCTGCGGGATGTCATCAGTGCGGCGCTGGACCTCAGCCGCCTCGAGGCCGGGCCCGCGCCGTTGGAGCTGCAGGAGGTCTCGCTGGCCGAGTTGATCCACGATGTCGCGACGGAGATGCGCGCGCAGTATGCGAAAGCAGACGTGCGGCTAGTCTCTGAGTGCGCAACGGATCTACCGCCTATCCAGACCGATCGGGTGAAGCTGAAGATGGTGCTCAAGAACCTGGTGGGCAACGCCATGAAGTTCACCGAGCGGGGAACGGTCACCGTGGGCGCTCGCAGGCGCGACGCTGGCATCGAAGTCAGCTGCAGCGACACCGGTATTGGCGTCCCGCCAGAGGCACAGCTGGCAATATTCGATCCTTTCCGGCAGGCCGACGAATCGATTGCGGCGCGCTACGGCGGGGCGGGGCTCGGGCTGTACATCGTGCGCCGGCTTCTCGAGATGCTCGGCGGTACGGTAGCGGTGGAAAGCGAAGTGGGCCGCGGTTCCACCTTCCGGGTGTGGATTCCGCTTGTGGCCAAGAGTGTGACCTAGGCGCGACGCCGAGAGCCCTTGCTTCCGTACCGACAGGGCGATAGGAGGAGCGCGAGGATCCTGCGTGATGAAATGACCACCTGGCTTTCCACTGGCTACGTGCTTGGCCTCGGGTTGGTGTTGGGGATCAAGCACGCGCTCGATGCCGATCACCTCGCGGCGATTTCCGCCATCGTGAGCGAACGCAAGAGTATCCTCAGCTCCTGCTGGATCGGTGCGCTGTGGGGTATCGGCCACAGCGCTGCGCTGCTGGTAGCCGGCGTGGCGGTCATTTTGCTGCACGTCAGGCTGGGTCCGAAGACGGCGCTGATGCTCGAGTTTTGCGTCGCCGTGATGCTCGTGGGCTTAGGCGCCAACGTCCTGCGGAAGCTGGTGCGCGGCGGCACGCTGCACCTGCACCCGCACCGCCACGGCGTCCGCTTGCACCTCCATCCTCACCTGCACTTCGGCGCAGAAGAGGTCGCGTCGAATATGCATCACTTTTCCCGCGTCGGGGCTCGACCAATGCTGGTAGGGATGGTCCACGGCTTGGCCGGGAGCGCCGCACTCATGCTGCTCGTTCTGGCCACCATTCCTTCCCCGCTCGAGGGGTTGGCGTACCTGGTAGTCTTCGGCATCGGCTCCACCGCTGGCATGCTCTGTATGAGTGCGCTGATCGGGCTGCCGTTCCATCTCACGGCAAACTATTTCGAGCCTGCCGACGTCGCGGTACGTGCCCTGGCGGGTCTGTTCAGCCTCGCGCTCGGCGTGCTGATGGCCTATCGCATCGGCTTCGTGGACGGTTTATTTCTGTGAACCGATGCGCGTGGCTCTCTCCAACGGGCGAGAGGAAGCGCTTGACCGACCTCAAATCAAATCTTCGTACTCGTCGGGCGGCAACAAATCTTCCAGCTCGGATTCGCTTTCGAGCTTGATCTCAATCAACCATCCCTCGTGGTAAGGGTCCTCGTTCACCAGCTCCGGGTGCTCCTCGATATCGGCGTTGACCGCAGTCACTGTACCGCTCACCGGAGCGGTCAATTCCTGCACCGTTCGGACGGATTCCAACTCGCCGAAGGTGTCACCGCGTTCCACGGATTCACCGACCTCAGGCAACTCGACGGCGATGATTTCGCCCAGCTTGTTCTGCCCGTAGTCCGATAAGCCGAGCTGTGCCCGCCCGTCCTCGATGCGGAGCCAGAGGTGATCGTCAGTGAAGCGCAGGAGCGTCTCCGCCGTGCGCGCTTGTTTCCCTCGTTTCGGTTGTGCCACGACTGTGCTCATACCGGTCTCAATTTCTCCCTGTCAAGCCCCCGGGCGGTTACGCGGCGCGGCGATAGGATTAGCTTGAATCCGCGTCGACCAATCTTTAGCATCGTGATCTATGAGTGCTCGCGAGCGGTTGTTGTAGCGGCGCAGCATGCTGCGTTCCTACCTGAACGAATCCCATGACCGTTTCCGTCATCGTTCCGGTCCTGAATGAGGAGGGCGGGATCGGCGAAACCTTGCGCCGCGCACGGCAGTCGAGGGTGCGCGAAATCATCGTGGTGGACGGCGGCAGCACGGATCAGACCCGTGCTGTGGCGCAGCCACTTGCCGATCGAGTGCTGTCGGCGCCGCGCGGCCGCGCGGCACAGATGAACGCCGGCGCGGAACGCGCCAACGGGGACATCCTGCTGTTCTTGCATGCCGACACGCTGGTGCCCGAGGGGTTCGCCGCGGCCGTGACCGCAGCGTGTAAAGCGCCGGGAGTGGTTGGCGGGCGTTTCGATGTGGACCTGACGCCGTCGACCCCGTTGCTGCGGCTGACCGGTGAACTGATGAACTGGCGCTCCCGGCTCAGCCGCATCGCCACCGGCGATCAAGCCATGTTCGTTCGGCGTGACGTCTTCGAGCGCATGGGCGGCTACGCCAATATTCCGCTGATGGAGGATGTCGAGCTGAGCCGGCGCTTGAAAGACGCCGGACGCATCGCCTGTCTGCGCCAGCGCGTCACCACCTCCGCCCGCCGCTGGCAGGCCCACGGCGTCATGAAAACCATCCTGCTGATGTGGAAACTGCGCGCCTTGTACTTCTTCGGTGTCTCGCCGGTACGCCTGCGACGGCTCTACGACGACGCCAGATGAGCAGGGGTTGGGGACCAGTCCCCAGCCTCCAGTCCCGCTTCTCTCACGCCGTGTTTGGCGTTGCCGGTGGCGCCCCGGGCAGCAGGCGCAGTTCGTCGGGGAACTTCTCGATCTCCTTGACGAGCCGATCGAGCTGCTTACAGGTGTCCCGCATGTACTCGTAGAGATGCTTGTGGAGGAGCGCGAAGGTGATGGCGTCACGCATGGCCCGCGGGCGGCGGAGCGCGGTCTCGGCCAGCAGCGACAGCGTCAGCCAGGCGCGGCCCGGCGAGGCACGCAGGATGCAGGTCCACAGGACCCGGAAGAAGATGCCGATGTCCTGCCCGCTGGCGACAAGATGCGTCTGGAATTGCGTGCCCCGATTGAGGATGAGTTGCATCGAGCGTCGCCGGTAATGGCGATAGCTGTACAGCCGCTGTAGGAGGCGCTTGTATCCCTGATAGAGCTGCACGCGCGTCATCCCCTGCGGAATGACGTTGGTGAACACGAACTGATCGCCGACCGATTCGGCGATCAGGCGGCCCGCCTGTTGTAAACGCTGGTACAGCGGCGTCTTCGGTATGGCGTTGAGCAGGCCGGTCATTGAAATCGGGATGCGCGCTTCCTGGATGAAGCGGAACTGCTCGTCGAAGATGGACGGGTCGTCATGATCGAAGCCCACGATCATGCCGGCCATGACCTCCATCCCGGCCTGCTGGATGCGGTGCACCGAGTCGAGCAGGCTGCCGCGCAGATTCTGCATCTTGTGCGTTTCCTGCAGACTGGCGGCGCGCGGTGTCTCGATGCCGACGAAGATGGTCGTGAAGTTGGCCTGACGCATGAGGTGCAGCAACTCGTCGTCCTGCGCAATGTTCAGCGTCACCTCGGTCATGAACTCGATGGGGTAGTGGTGGGCTTGCTGCCACTCGGTGAGGGCGCGCAGCAGGTACTTGGCTTCCTTCTTGTTGCCGATGAAGTTGTCGTCGACCACGAAGATGTTGTGGATGCCGAGGTGGTGGAGATTCTGCACCTCTGCCATCACTTGCGGCACCGACTTGGTGCGGGGGCGCCGCCCGTACATGACGATGATGTCGCAGAACTCGCAGTTGAACGGGCAGCCGCGGGCGAACTGGATGGTCATGGTGCGGTACTTGTCGACTTTCAGCAAATCGAAGCGGGGCACGGGCGAGTCGTGCATGCTCGGCTTCTCGTCCTGGTGATACTCCGCTTGCCAAGTGCCGGCTTGGTAATCCTTCAGGAACTGCGGCCAGGTGTACTCCGCCTCATCGACGAAGATGACGTCGACCTTGCCGCGCAGCTCTTCGGGGCAGAGCGAGGCGAACGGTCCACCGACGACAACCAACTTCCCGCGCCGGCGGAACTCGGCGGCCATCTCGAAGATGCGCTGCTTGTGGACGACGTAGCCCGTCAGGCCGATGATGTCGGCGTCGGTGTCGAAGTCAACCCGCTCGACGTTCTCGTCGCACAGCACGACCTCGTGCTCCGACGGCGTGATGCCCGCCACCGTCGGCAGGGAAAGGTTCGGAAAGACGCATTTCTTTCGCAGGCTCGGCAGGATGCGGTCGAACGTCCAAAACGACTCGGGATTCTTCGGTGCGACCAGGTATATCTTCATGGCTTCCCGCCTTCATGGTCAAGCAGGGCGCCATGCAGCAGACGCACTGAAGACCGGGCCGATGTTTCTAACCTGCTGCCTTTCTACTGCACTTCCGGCGGCGTTGCTA
The nucleotide sequence above comes from Candidatus Binatia bacterium. Encoded proteins:
- a CDS encoding urease accessory protein UreH, which produces MTTWLSTGYVLGLGLVLGIKHALDADHLAAISAIVSERKSILSSCWIGALWGIGHSAALLVAGVAVILLHVRLGPKTALMLEFCVAVMLVGLGANVLRKLVRGGTLHLHPHRHGVRLHLHPHLHFGAEEVASNMHHFSRVGARPMLVGMVHGLAGSAALMLLVLATIPSPLEGLAYLVVFGIGSTAGMLCMSALIGLPFHLTANYFEPADVAVRALAGLFSLALGVLMAYRIGFVDGLFL
- a CDS encoding thioesterase family protein, with the protein product MQMPEVWSTPDMIGKMEVVAAALVAPHLGAAQITVGARNEVSHLTATPTGVEVRVGATLTQIDGRKLVFAVEAFDHKEKVGEGIHIRYIVDRHKFQSRLVEKRM
- a CDS encoding TIGR04283 family arsenosugar biosynthesis glycosyltransferase produces the protein MTVSVIVPVLNEEGGIGETLRRARQSRVREIIVVDGGSTDQTRAVAQPLADRVLSAPRGRAAQMNAGAERANGDILLFLHADTLVPEGFAAAVTAACKAPGVVGGRFDVDLTPSTPLLRLTGELMNWRSRLSRIATGDQAMFVRRDVFERMGGYANIPLMEDVELSRRLKDAGRIACLRQRVTTSARRWQAHGVMKTILLMWKLRALYFFGVSPVRLRRLYDDAR
- the gcvH gene encoding glycine cleavage system protein GcvH is translated as MSTVVAQPKRGKQARTAETLLRFTDDHLWLRIEDGRAQLGLSDYGQNKLGEIIAVELPEVGESVERGDTFGELESVRTVQELTAPVSGTVTAVNADIEEHPELVNEDPYHEGWLIEIKLESESELEDLLPPDEYEDLI
- a CDS encoding efflux RND transporter permease subunit, translating into MWLTLLAFRNSIAILMLSLAITVLGIVSLRRLPVDVFPSINLPIVQVGTIYPGAGVKDMEKSITYPIEKAVSSVSDVEHVESRSKQGISVVQVWFNWGANIDAGEVEVIQKIQAIMAALPTGVQQPFVVKFDLSNIPVVLITVSGEGYDEKQLYDIAYNTIEPQLEHLPHVASASVEGGKIRQITVDLDRDQIQGKSISVQDAVNAIADSNLILASGDLKTGTLDYNVFTNNQFEIVKPMEDIVVRTANGIPIHLKDVGQVSDSYQTQTSIVRMNGEKAVYLRVNKQPGSNTLEVVDGVKHALPDLLNIPKGLQLGYFFDQSTYIRQSIDALTHEALQGSVLAFLVILVFLQSFTSTFIISLAIPLSILMTFIFMYFGGQTLNVFTLGGLALAVGRLVDDSIVELENINRHLAMGASRRQAALDAAREVAMPILASTVTTIVVFFPVVFLVGAAKLLFVPLTLTISLALVASFWVSRTVTPLLCAKLLPERGEHGRGRLARMGAAFFDHVDDLYQAALGWALSHRRTVIVGTLAVFSLSLLLVPLIGSEFFPVTDESQFRMMVKAPVGTRVEETDRLVARIEDALKANLPERDRRAIISSIGLPSTTASVYSPNTGPHSANIQVDLTSPEERDKSTEEIVAELRPKIASQFPGVAMYFDPGGIVKRVLNFGSAAPVDVEMMGYDLTTARELTQQVRRIMSGMQGLADLQVSREEDYPELDVVVDREKAALLGMSERQIANAVLFSLSSNVSSTPSLFTDPVTGNEYNIVVQLAERFRSEPADLENLFVTRDHSVPILLKNVATVQRGSGPVELDRKFQQRIVHVTANPAGRDLGSISEELERHFGELKTPPGFELRLGGQTRQQRETFQSLRFSMALALMLVYMVLASQFRSLLDPLVIMVSVPLGLTGVLWALFLTRTTLSTTSFMGVIMMVGIVVSNGVLLVDYTNVLRRRGLALHDAVITAGRTRLRPILMTTLATVFGLLPMALGWAVGSETNAPLARAVLGGLIVATVLTLLFIPTLYTVIEERFHRDLGAQEE
- a CDS encoding B12-binding domain-containing radical SAM protein; the protein is MKIYLVAPKNPESFWTFDRILPSLRKKCVFPNLSLPTVAGITPSEHEVVLCDENVERVDFDTDADIIGLTGYVVHKQRIFEMAAEFRRRGKLVVVGGPFASLCPEELRGKVDVIFVDEAEYTWPQFLKDYQAGTWQAEYHQDEKPSMHDSPVPRFDLLKVDKYRTMTIQFARGCPFNCEFCDIIVMYGRRPRTKSVPQVMAEVQNLHHLGIHNIFVVDDNFIGNKKEAKYLLRALTEWQQAHHYPIEFMTEVTLNIAQDDELLHLMRQANFTTIFVGIETPRAASLQETHKMQNLRGSLLDSVHRIQQAGMEVMAGMIVGFDHDDPSIFDEQFRFIQEARIPISMTGLLNAIPKTPLYQRLQQAGRLIAESVGDQFVFTNVIPQGMTRVQLYQGYKRLLQRLYSYRHYRRRSMQLILNRGTQFQTHLVASGQDIGIFFRVLWTCILRASPGRAWLTLSLLAETALRRPRAMRDAITFALLHKHLYEYMRDTCKQLDRLVKEIEKFPDELRLLPGAPPATPNTA
- a CDS encoding ATP-binding protein, producing MKSVGENAMPIPPVIRVLLVEDNPADARFIRTMIDDARRSATNSTRFELRRVERLSTAVEHLLHEAVDVVLLDLSLPDSQGLETLVGVCTAASEVPVVVLTGLDDEATAMHAVHAGAQDYLVKGEIDRHLLVRSMRYAMERQRLRAQAAQEACLAGALAEIGREMISSLSTPVLLDRLCRLTASALGCDFSHTWLWQPKEKAYAPVAGHGFTPEQWESLRLIRMPRAMVEQLRTEDVVQVVMVDHPDGIITAIARQFGVTVVLYGALRRGGELIGMQTSGYFGRREPLSSEQLRLARGVASLASMALENARLFEQLEHANRIKSNFVATMSHELRTPLNTVMGYTELLLEGNFGDLQPQQIATMKSVYRSAEELRDVISAALDLSRLEAGPAPLELQEVSLAELIHDVATEMRAQYAKADVRLVSECATDLPPIQTDRVKLKMVLKNLVGNAMKFTERGTVTVGARRRDAGIEVSCSDTGIGVPPEAQLAIFDPFRQADESIAARYGGAGLGLYIVRRLLEMLGGTVAVESEVGRGSTFRVWIPLVAKSVT